One Chaetodon trifascialis isolate fChaTrf1 chromosome 21, fChaTrf1.hap1, whole genome shotgun sequence genomic window carries:
- the wbp2 gene encoding WW domain-binding protein 2 has protein sequence MTLNQNNSESGGVIINNSESVLMNHDNVELVFCDADSLPEAFRKSKKGSIYLTPYRVIFLAKGRDALRSFMMPFYLMKGCEVKQPVLGANYIKGTVSAEPGGGWEGSATFKFVFAAGGAIEFGQYMLQVAAQASRGQPVTSGFGGCPYMANGAYAFPPPPANGMYPAGPPPGYSYPNPPPPGGFYPNPPAFDASAAYIPPPPYSAPLGQQPPHDPDLPSSAAAEAKAAEAAASASCATLPPTHVYLPQDKPPPYSPPEDKKNQ, from the exons ATGACGCTGAACCAGAACAACTCCGAGTCCGGCGGAGTCATCATCAACAACAGTGAAAG TGTGTTGATGAACCATGATAACGTGGAGCTGGTTTTCTGTGATGCGGACAGTCTGCCTGAAGCCTTCAGAAAGAGCAAGAAGGGCAGCATCTACCTAACTCCATACAGG GTGATCTTTCTGGCTAAAGGACGAGATGCACTGCGCTCCTTCATGATGCCCTTCTACCTGATGAAAGGCTGTGAGGTCAAACAACCTGTACTGGGAGCCAATTACATAAAGGGAACCGTCAGCGCAGAGCCTGGAG GCGGCTGGGAAGGCAGCGCTACGTTCAAGTTCGTCtttgctgctggaggagctatAGAGTTTGGCCAGTACATGCTGCAGGTGGCAGCTCAGG CATCAAGAGGTCAGCCAGTGACGTCTGGGTTTGGTGGATGCCCCTACATGGCCAACGGGGCCTACGctttccctcctccccctgctaATGGAATGTACCCTGCTGGACCTCCACCTGGCTACTCCTACCCCAACCCTCCTCCACCAG GTGGATTCTACCCCAACCCCCCAGCGTTTGATGCCTCTGCAGCTTAcatacctcctcctccttattcTGCTCCGTTGGGCCAGCAGCCCCCACATGACCCAGACCTCccctcctcagcagcag CGGAGGCCAAAGCAGCTGAGGCAGCAGCGAGTGCTAGCTGTGCCACTCTGCCTCCTACACATGTGTACCTGCCACAG GACAAGCCTCCTCCCTACTCTCCTCCAGAAGACAAGAAGAACCAGTAG
- the unc13d gene encoding protein unc-13 homolog D codes for MSSESEPTSTGDNLLQTPEQEHGLTRLRQLSPGHVRKFGLTRKLRERRDFKDDENPKEKARRHKELELKPLYKELLYTITHKMGSPSSTDTFTDSQLHQYIKEAFTMTDSEHNSLMEKVQSTEPPVYCLMATVKEAKGILGKDVSGFSDPYCMLTILEDEEESRTRQARAKPCKSVVKDAVSDDKIYQTDIKKQTLNPIWNQTFILEFGDITNASFHLEMWDKDEEVSLTQKLEEIKTNLNSLRRMIKEAKKEKGTDDFLGKVVLKLQDLHCTEDNWYNLEPRTETYPDRGQCHLNLKFIHKSRDGTLSAGRSAYINYCGILQQFVQAYISKQQSSAPWKGALCGEAQTLLELYATQNDLSPFLQDLAKWVAYSKLYQSLEVDSSVLFQQLTSIEYHWHQQELPYQQKQELGDSLHGFLQYGLCLVAKYRDIFPPTPCATPKLHTLLRILVQICKTRAFQKLNPAQFELHDEVKDAIQSGTQEWFNIKKGLHQPMTKDLSEIVDALFRLIGEVQEDIKHNKDVWNRVFVSAVQVDVFTVVYKSFDSLLAKEVREALSVVEGQMEQALANSLFPVYLSLQAIHKDKAFLQKRGLLELTNFQEGFREALPYWLNQAFTTTQDRVERAVQVDKLQPLQSGAVPIKHSSSAVDLVACIQPICQLWEQLSWPDPEEAFMLMVKLTEDVCKIVVNYCLILKERVRVLSENSDHGSAINMLCVVVNDLEHLRSVLTRLPTQLNWTGLRDRTQNVIGESQFNNTLPSQLQQAQSVLGREIRSALDTLSKKLNTDIETHVRSMSTRRRFPSKSTEDAAAPLMAYLEQELQYMNENLVQENFNSLLTPLWNNSVKILHQVATQHPQQDGLMVFCQRLLYTLQCLEQCFHAEGNGLPLSALHSDEYKVLKAHLTHNSLSSRQLMEKFLERKIWEQNVYSGEKYGAVTLLTSYRRSDQRLRVEVLNAVNLLPMDSNGLSDPFVQLCLEPNHIFPEVEPRCTQVKSCDLNPLFDEAFEFLVSLDQCQTQGTCLVVTVLDHDTLRTDDFEGEAFLALKAIPGVAGRKEEDGLSTQPDAIPAQIRLPLMHPKPNEDSILRLLESRKGEREVQAFVKKRRQREKQSQEGNQA; via the exons ATGTCAAGTGAAAGTGAGCCCACCAGCACTGGAGACAATCTGCTGCAAACACCTGAACAG GAACATGGCTTAACAAGACTCAGACAG TTGTCGCCTGGCCATGTACGGAAATTTGGGTTGACGCGGAAACTGCGAGAAAGGAGG GATTTTAAGGATGATGAAAACCCGAAAGAGAAAGCACGAAGACACAAGGAGCTGGAG cTGAAGCCTCTTTATAAGGAGCTGTTGTACACCATCACTCACAAGATGGGTAGCCCTTCATCAACGGATACCTTCACAGACAGCCAGCTTCACCAGTACATCAAGGAG GCTTTCACTATGACAGATTCAGAGCACAACAGTCTGATGGAGAAAGTACAGAGCACAGAG CCCCCAGTATACTGCCTGATGGCCACTGTGAAGGAAGCCAAGGGAATTCTGGGAAAAGACGTCAGTG GTTTCAGTGACCCATACTGCATGCTGACCATactggaggatgaggaggagagccGAACACGGCAGGCCAGAGCCAAACCCTGTAAATCTGTAGTAAAAGACGCTGTGTCAGATGACAAAATCTACCAGACAGACATAAAGAAGCAGACTCTGAACCCAATCTGGAACCAAACCTTCATCct AGAGTTCGGAGACATAACCAACGCCAGCTTCCACCTCGAGATGTG GGATAAGGACGAAGAGGTTTCGCTCACTCAGAAACTTGAGGAGATCAAAACCAACTTGAACAGTTTACGAAG GATGATCAAGGAGGCCAAAAAGGAGAAAGGCACAGATGACTTTTTGGGAAAGGTTGTCCTTAAACTACAG GATCTCCACTGTACTGAGGACAACTGGTACAATCTGGAGCCCAGAACAGAGACCTACCCAGATCGAGGCCAGTGCCACCTGAACCTCAAGTTCATCCATAAATCG AGAGACGGGACGCTGAGTGCCGGTCGCAGTGCTTACATCAACTACTGTGGGattctgcagcagtttgtccagGCTTACATCTCCAAGCAGCAG AGTTCTGCTCCGTGGAAAGGGGCACTGTGTGGCGAGGCCCAGACGCTGCTGGAGCTCTATGCTACGCAGAATGACCTCTCACCTTTTCTTCAGGACCTGGC GAAGTGGGTGGCTTACAGTAAGCTGTACCAGAGTTTAGAGGTGGACTCGTCTGTGCTGTTCCAGCAGCTAACCAGTATAGAGTACCACTGGCACCAGCAGGAGCTGCCATACCAACAG AAACAGGAACTTGGGGACTCTCTTCATGGTTTCCTGCAGTACGGACTGTGTCTGGTGGCCAAATACAGAGACATCTTCCCCCCAACTCCTTGTGCAACTCCGAAACTACACACACTGCTCAG AATCTTGGTCCAGATCTGTAAGACTCGGGCATTCCAGAAACTGAACCCAGCTCAGTTTGAGTTACATGATGAGGTTAAAGATGCCATACAG TCAGGTACACAGGAGTGGTTTAACATCAAGAAGGGTTTACATCAGCCAATGACAAAG GACCTGTCAGAGATTGTGGACGCCCTCTTCAGGTTGATTGGGGAGGTGCAGGAagacataaaacacaataaGGATGTCTGGAATCGGGTGTTTGTCAG TGCTGTGCAGGTGGATGTGTTCACTGTTGTCTATAAGAGCTTTGACTCTCTG CTTGCAAAGGAGGTGAGGGAAGCCTTATCAGTGGTTGAAGGTCAGATGGAGCAGGCTCTGGCCAACAGCCTGTTCCCTGTTTACTTGAGCCTGCAGGCCATCCACAAAGACAAGGCTTTCCTGCAGAAAAG GGGATTACTTGAGCTGACAAACTTTCAAGAGGGCTTCAGAGAGGCTCTGCCTTACTGGCTGAACCAGGCATTCACCACAACTCAGGACAGGGTGGAGAGGGCTGTGCAGGTAGACAAG CTCCAGCCATTGCAGTCTGGCGCCGTGCCCATAAAACACAGTTCCTCAGCAGTGGACCTGGTGGCATGTATCCAGCCTATCTGCCAGCTGTGGGAGCAGCTATCCTGGCCTGACCCTGAGGAGGCCTTCATGCTCATGGTCAAACTCACTGAG gATGTGTGTAAGATTGTGGTGAACTACTGTCTCATCCTGAAGGAGAGGGTCAGGGTGCTGTCTGAGAACTCCGACCACGGCAGCGCCATCAACATG ctgtgtgtggtgGTGAATGACTTGGAGCACTTGAGGTCAGTGCTCACCCGACTTCCTACACAGCTGAACTGGACTGGGCTTCGAGACAGAACCCAAAATGTCATTGGGGAAAGCCAGTTCAACAACACTCTGCCCTCACAGCTGCAGCAAGCCCAGAGCGTCCTCGGCCGAGAGATTCGCTCTGCTTTAGACACTCTTAGTAAAAAG CTAAACACAGACATTGAGACTCATGTCAGAAGCATGTCAACCAGGCGGAGGTTTCCCTCCAAGTCCACAGAGGAT GCTGCAGCACCTCTGATGGCCTACCTGGAGCAAGAGCTGCAGTACATGAATGAAAACCTGGTTCAAGAGAACTTCAACAG TCTCCTGACTCCTTTGTGGAATAACTCAGTGAAGATCCTCCACCAGGTGGCTACTCAGCATCCACAGCAAGATGGGCTCATGGTGTTCTGCCAGAGACTGCTGTACACTCTGCAG TGCTTGGAGCAGTGCTTCCATGCTGAGGGAAACGGGCTTCCTCTGAGTGCACTCCACTCTGATGAGTACAAG GTCCTCAAAGCTCACCTGACTCACAACTCTCTGAGCAGCCGGCAGCTCATGGAGAAGTTCCTTGAAAGGAAAATATGGGAGCAG AACGTGTACAGTGGAGAAAAATATGGCGCAGTCACCCTCCTCACATCCTACAGGAGGTCAGACCAAAGACTCAGAGTGGAGGTGCTGAATGCAGTCAACCTCTTACCAATGGACTCTAATG GTTTAAGCGATCCATTTGTGCAGCTGTGTCTGGAGCCAAACCACATTTTTCCTGAGGTAGAGCCTCGGTGCACTCAGGTCAAAAGCTGTGATCTCAACCCCCTTTTTGATGAGGCCTTTGAATT TCTGGTGTCCCTGGATCAGTGCCAGACTCAGGGTACTTGCCTGGTTGTGACAGTTCTGGACCACGACACCTTGAGGACAGATGACTTTGAAGGCGAGGCCTTCCTGGCACTCAAGGCCATCCCAGGAGTTGctggaagaaaggaagaagacGGACTCAGCACACAGCCAGACGCCATCCCTGCTCAGATTCGACTGCCTCTGATGCATCCGAAACCTAATG AGGACAGCATTCTGAGGTTACTGGAGTCCAGGAAAGGAGAGCGAGAGGTTCAGGCCTTCGTGAAGAAGCGAAGACAGCGAGAGAAACAGTCGCAGGAGGGGAACCAAGcgtaa
- the unk gene encoding RING finger protein unkempt homolog — MSKTHSQPPSSSAATTTGGPSSSSSSSPAGGSTSPATVLNVQPEKPQHYTYLKEFRTEQCPLFVQHKCTQHRPFSCFHWHFLNQRRRRPIRRRDGTFNYSPDVYCTKYDEGTGTCPDGDECPFLHRTAGDTERRYHLRYYKTGSCIHETDAKGHCSKNGSHCAFAHGSHDLRSPVYDIREVQVMESQGGSGATEGGGGDGQSGQAASTALIEKILSEEPRWQDNNYVLSHYKTELCKKPPRLCRQGYACPYYHNSKDRRRSPHKHKYRALPCPSVKQSEEWGDPSKCEGAEGCQYCHTRTEQQFHPEIYKSTKCNDMQQCGSCPRGPFCAFAHVEKPFVPEEPSFPTPSSPPPPRPPDPLPAQETSSSPSKHNMGSGPGSGSVSDPFSPSAGSCVAEQGLLGSVLSLCEDGSGGAEPLSPWAGEGGYCRAPGFEREDQAKQRSFALEQRSRELASTQSKQDLLVFLPVGSPLSLSSSIPSSLAATPPSPAPLGPPGSSISSGMNANALPFYPTSETVESVVESALDDLDLNDFGVSALERSLESSSALPSVGVMLGGSQFQSSAPVNIPGSFSSSAPFSSPSPSPPIRPHASPFFSTHLSQPGQSESTFLGPSHSSLGLNGMSSNIWEHFPSGQGSPGTPPTLLPSGPCADTSRLKQELEEAHRALKQWGHSWRHTAQSWAALKADAEESRAHAARLAMEAERARQAEEEAQRQASLLQEALESLRSGDNPHLALHQLQLLHRLPLESVLSLQAQLCSCLHAVEQVVYRKQRQCCVTCGEQGSVSLPCGHGLQCESCSTSTECPLCPEQTLEQQLS; from the exons ATGTcgaaaacacactcacagcccCCGTCATCCTCGGCAGCGACGACTACCGGGGGgccctcctcgtcctcctcgtcttcGCCCGCAGGGGGCTCGACATCTCCCGCAACCGTGTTGAACGTGCAGCCCGAGAAACCTCAACATTACAC ATATCTGAAGGAATTCAGAACTGAGCAGTGCCCCCTTTTCGTACAGCATAAATGCACACAACACAGgcctttttcctgtttccactgGCACTTCCTAAACCAGCGGCGGCGCAGGCCCATCCGCAGACGGGATGGGACCTTCAACTACAGCCCAGATGTTTACTGTACCAAATATGATGAGGGAACAGGCACCTGTCCCGATGGAGACGA atgCCCATTTCTGCATCGGACAGCAGGTGACACAGAGCGCAGATATCATCTCCGCTACTATAAGACGGGATCATGTATCCACGAAACAGATGCAAAAGGTCACTGCAGCAAAAACGGCTCCCACTGTGCCTTTGCACATGGATCACATGACCTGCGCAGCCCTGTTTACGATATCAG GGAAGTGCAGGTAATGGAGTCTCAGGGAGGCTCGGGGGCcacagagggaggtggaggagatggacagTCAGGACAGGCAGCAAGTACAGCCCTCATAGAGAAGATCCTGAGTGAGGAACCACGCTGGCAAG ATAACAATTACGTGCTGTCCCACTACAAGACAGAACTCTGCAAGAAGCCGCCGCGTCTGTGCCGTCAAGGTTATGCCTGTCCATACTACCATAACAGCAAAGACAGGAGGCGCAGCCCACACAAGCACAAATACAG AGCGCTGCCGTGTCCATCTGTGAAGCAGAGTGAGGAGTGGGGGGATCCCAGTAAATGTGAGGGAGCGGAGGGATGTCAGTATTGCCACACAAGAACAGAACAACAGTTCCACCCAGAG ATCTATAAATCCACGAAGTGTAATGACATGCAGCAGTGTGGCAGCTGTCCCAGAGGGCCCTTCTGTGCCTTTGCTCATGTTGAAA AGCCCTTTGTTCCAGAGGAGCCTTCATTCCCCACCCCAAgctcccctccacccccccgACCTCCAGACCCTCTTCCTGCCCAGGAGACTTCTTCAAGTCCCAGCAAACACAACATGGGGTCTGGGCCCGGTTCTGGTTCTGTTTCAGACCCCTTCTCCCCATCTGCTGGGTCATGTGTTGCCGAGCAGGGACTGCTGGGGAGCGTTTTGTCCCTGTGTGAGGATGGGAGTGGAGGAGCGGAGCCTCTGTCTCCTTGGGCAGGAGAGGGGGGGTACTGCAGAGCGCCTGGGTTTGAGAGAGAGGATCAG GCAAAGCAAAGGAGTTTTGCCCTTGAGCAGCGCAGCAGAGAACTGGCATCAACGCAAAGCAAACAG GACTTGTTAGTGTTTCTGCCTGTGGGCAGCCCTTTGAGTCTGTCCTCCAGCATCCCCTCAAGTCTGGCCGCCACACCACCCAGCCCCGCCCCTCTCGGGCCACCAGGATCCAGCATCTCCTCAGGCATGAACGCTAACGCCCTGCCCTTTTACCCCACCAGTGAGACCGTGGAGTCAGTTGTTG AGTCAGCCCTGGATGATCTGGACTTGAATGATTTTGGTGTGTCGGCGTTGGAGAGAAGCTTggagagcagctctgctctgcccaGTGTGGGAGTTATGCTGG GAGGTAGCCAGTTTCAGAGTTCTGCCCCAGTCAATATCCCAGGATCCTTTAGCAGCTCTGCTCCTTTTAGCTCCCCTTCACCATCTCCCCCAATCAGGCCACACGCTTCACCATTCTTCTCTACTCACCTGTCACAACCTGGCCAATCAGAAAGCACCTTCTTGGGACCATCTCATAGCTCTTTAG GCCTGAATGGTATGAGCAGTAACATCTGGGAGCATTTTCCATCAGGCCAGGGTTCCCCTGGTACACCACCCACCCTTCTACCCTCTGGCCCCTGTGCAGATACTTCCAGGCTCaaacaggagctggaggaagccCATCGGGCACTGAAGCAGTGGGGTCACAGCTGGAGACACACAGCTCAG TCATGGGCTGCGCTGAAAGCAGATGCAGAGGAGTCCCGTGCCCATGCAGCACGGTTAGCCATGGAAGCAGAGAGGGCCagacaggctgaggaggaggcgcAGAGACAGGCTTCTCTCCTGCAGGAGGCGCTGGAGAGCTTAAGGAGTGGAGACAATCCCCATCTAGCACTGCATCAACTCCAGCTACTACACCGACTGCCGTTGGAGTCAGTCCTTAGTTTGCAGGCTCAGCTGTGTAGCTGCTTACACGCTGTGGAACAG GTGGTGtacaggaaacagagacagtGCTGCGTGACGTGTGGAGAGCAGGGCTCAGTGTCCCTGCCCTGCGGCCACGGACTACAATGTgagagctgctccacctccacagAGTGCCCGCTCTGCCCCGAACAGaccctggagcagcagctctcttGA
- the LOC139350222 gene encoding histone H3.3A, with the protein MARTKQTARKSTGGKAPRKQLATKAARKSAPSTGGVKKPHRYRPGTVALREIRRYQKSTELLIRKLPFQRLVREIAQDFKTDLRFQSAAIGALQEASEAYLVGLFEDTNLCAIHAKRVTIMPKDIQLARRIRGERA; encoded by the exons ATGGCCCGTACCAAGCAGACCGCCCGTAAATCTACTGGAGGAAAGGCGCCAAGGAAGCAGCTGGCCACCAAGGCGGCGAGGAAGAGCGCCCCGTCCACCGGAGGAGTGAAGAAGCCCCATCGTTACAG GCCTGGAACCGTGGCTCTGAGGGAGATCCGTCGTTACCAAAAGTCCACAGAGCTGCTCATCCGCAAGCTGCCCTTCCAGCGTCTAGTGAGGGAAATTGCCCAGGACTTCAAGACTGATCTGCGCTTCCAGAGTGCTGCTATTGGAGCTCTCCAG gaagccagtgaggCCTACCTGGTGGGTCTGTTTGAGGACACCAACCTGTGCGCCATCCACGCCAAACGTGTCACAATCATGCCCAAAGACATCCAGCTGGCTCGTAGGATAAGGGGGGAGAGAGCCTAA
- the LOC139350220 gene encoding uncharacterized protein isoform X2, with translation MCVCVCVLSALSLAVEQTRGCGKLLSAQGRGRYLLRLALGRKALPQFITHLLHTPRVLEWYSPAMSILRNEEFVEPFMSLLLVLSHMEFKLDMKNCSFLDESWLLPVCETYEVVPCREVGMVLRYLSGRVFVLDLMPGGQAHVDKFICPGDIIDEINGTSLRNSKNGQAGLVLSRLKGCPLSISVLRWRAQDGTVYRPLIKLLRALRVENPTLQLGPAPSQQSAIKNQRSSPSQCLKEGRIVYIVQFLGKTNIGMFGGKEVLQHAIPQVLQKNLPSKEVLLDMKETHLTCTDRRSKLELFEHHYPEISCVGRFGQPNYTIFAFCVADSPETPQSTGFCCAAFRASTITECEEIVCRIGEAQHTHSYIIVICNPLIIQTLKSCVVIFLQLLVSSILNGLYDSHASCLVVNKCKALSNRALHYCLNNTTTQFLLIKTFNRKTSM, from the exons atgtgtgtgtgtgtgtgtgt gctgtctgctctgtccttgGCGGTGGAGCAGACCAGAGGCTGCGGGAAGCTGCTCTCAGCTCAGGGCCGAGGCCGCTACCTGCTCAGGCTGGCCCTCGGCCGCAAGGCTTTGCCACAGTTcatcacacacctgctgcacacacccAGAGTCCTGGAG TGGTACAGCCCGGCAATGTCAATCCTCAGGAATGAGGAATTTGTGG AGCCTTTCATGTCACTGCTGCTGGTCCTGTCCCACATGGAGTTTAAACTGGACATGAAG AATTGCAGTTTTCTAGATGAGAGCTGGCTCCTACCG GTGTGCGAGACATACGAAGTTGTGCCCTGTCGGGAGGTAGGGATGGTGCTGAG GTATCTCAGTGGGCGCGTCTTTGTCCTCGACCTGATGCCTGGTGGTCAGGCTCACGTCGACAAGTTTATCTGTCCCGGTGACATCATTGATGAGATCAACGGGACCTCACTGAGGAATTCCAAAAACGGACAG GCAGGGTTGGTTTTGTCTCGGCTGAAAGGCTGTCCTCTGTCCATAAGCGTTCTGCGATGGAGGGCTCAGGATGGCACAGTGTATCGACCCCTTATCAAACTCCTGCGGGCCCTGAGGGTGGAGAACCCCACCCTGCAGCTTGGTCCCGCTCCCTCCCAGCAGTCAGCCATCAAGAACCAGAGAAGCTCTCCGTCACAGTGTCTCAAAGAGGGGAG GATTGTGTACATAGTGCAGTTCttgggaaaaacaaacatcgGGATG TTTGGAGGCAAGGAGGTGCTGCAGCACGCCATCCCACAAGTGTTGCAGAAAAACCTGCCTAGCAAG GAAGTGCTTTTAGATATGAAGGAAACACATTtgacatgcacagacagaagaAGTAAACTG GAGCTGTTTGAGCATCACTATCCAGAGATTTCGTGTGTAGGGAGGTTTGGTCAACCAAACTACACAATATTTGCATTCTGTGTAGC AGACTCCCCAGAAACCCCTCAGTCCACAGGATTTTGCTGTGCGGCATTCAGAGCCAGCACCATCACAGAGTGTGAAGAGATTGTCTGTCGTATTGGTGAGGCACAGCATACACACTCTTACATAATTGTGATTTGTAATCCATTAATTATTCAGACATTAAAATCTTGTGTTGTGATTTTCTTACAGCTACTGGTTTCAAGCATACTGAATGGTTTGTATGATAGTCATGCTTCATGTTTGgttgtaaataaatgtaaagcaCTGTCAAATCGGGCACTGCATTACTGTCTGAATAACACAACTACACAATTTCTACTCATAAAGACCTTTAATAGAAAGACATCCATGTGA
- the LOC139350220 gene encoding uncharacterized protein isoform X5, with product MSILRNEEFVEPFMSLLLVLSHMEFKLDMKNCSFLDESWLLPVCETYEVVPCREVGMVLRYLSGRVFVLDLMPGGQAHVDKFICPGDIIDEINGTSLRNSKNGQAGLVLSRLKGCPLSISVLRWRAQDGTVYRPLIKLLRALRVENPTLQLGPAPSQQSAIKNQRSSPSQCLKEGRIVYIVQFLGKTNIGMFGGKEVLQHAIPQVLQKNLPSKEVLLDMKETHLTCTDRRSKLELFEHHYPEISCVGRFGQPNYTIFAFCVADSPETPQSTGFCCAAFRASTITECEEIVCRIGEAQHTHSYIIVICNPLIIQTLKSCVVIFLQLLVSSILNGLYDSHASCLVVNKCKALSNRALHYCLNNTTTQFLLIKTFNRKTSM from the exons ATGTCAATCCTCAGGAATGAGGAATTTGTGG AGCCTTTCATGTCACTGCTGCTGGTCCTGTCCCACATGGAGTTTAAACTGGACATGAAG AATTGCAGTTTTCTAGATGAGAGCTGGCTCCTACCG GTGTGCGAGACATACGAAGTTGTGCCCTGTCGGGAGGTAGGGATGGTGCTGAG GTATCTCAGTGGGCGCGTCTTTGTCCTCGACCTGATGCCTGGTGGTCAGGCTCACGTCGACAAGTTTATCTGTCCCGGTGACATCATTGATGAGATCAACGGGACCTCACTGAGGAATTCCAAAAACGGACAG GCAGGGTTGGTTTTGTCTCGGCTGAAAGGCTGTCCTCTGTCCATAAGCGTTCTGCGATGGAGGGCTCAGGATGGCACAGTGTATCGACCCCTTATCAAACTCCTGCGGGCCCTGAGGGTGGAGAACCCCACCCTGCAGCTTGGTCCCGCTCCCTCCCAGCAGTCAGCCATCAAGAACCAGAGAAGCTCTCCGTCACAGTGTCTCAAAGAGGGGAG GATTGTGTACATAGTGCAGTTCttgggaaaaacaaacatcgGGATG TTTGGAGGCAAGGAGGTGCTGCAGCACGCCATCCCACAAGTGTTGCAGAAAAACCTGCCTAGCAAG GAAGTGCTTTTAGATATGAAGGAAACACATTtgacatgcacagacagaagaAGTAAACTG GAGCTGTTTGAGCATCACTATCCAGAGATTTCGTGTGTAGGGAGGTTTGGTCAACCAAACTACACAATATTTGCATTCTGTGTAGC AGACTCCCCAGAAACCCCTCAGTCCACAGGATTTTGCTGTGCGGCATTCAGAGCCAGCACCATCACAGAGTGTGAAGAGATTGTCTGTCGTATTGGTGAGGCACAGCATACACACTCTTACATAATTGTGATTTGTAATCCATTAATTATTCAGACATTAAAATCTTGTGTTGTGATTTTCTTACAGCTACTGGTTTCAAGCATACTGAATGGTTTGTATGATAGTCATGCTTCATGTTTGgttgtaaataaatgtaaagcaCTGTCAAATCGGGCACTGCATTACTGTCTGAATAACACAACTACACAATTTCTACTCATAAAGACCTTTAATAGAAAGACATCCATGTGA